From a single Botrytis cinerea B05.10 chromosome 16, complete sequence genomic region:
- the Bclsg1 gene encoding Bclsg1, producing the protein MVLAKSKNAVGLGNSLMNDRFGKGKGADRKKTTATGIQRTHKDTGETYVTNEKQEASWVKMRSVTEQAALDEFLSTAELAGTDFTAEKMNNVKIIHTDQKNPYLLSAAEERAAVGKQKVHKERLTVPRRPKWDSTTTPQELDRMERDGLLEWRRGLAELQENNDLLMTPFERNLEVWRQLWRVIERSDLIVQIVDARNPLLFRSEDLERYVKDVDNRKENLLLVNKADMLTLEQRQYWADYFEAAGIKYKFFSAALAKELNEAMLEETEEETEASASASKLAEKARALGLDDDDEDDEDSEADSDEQDEKAAAEEDDEESDEEITETESTRILTVDELEALFLVHAPDVQDSESGTTRKTQIGLVGYPNVGKSSTINALIGAKKVSVSSTPGKTKHFQTIHLSDKVLLCDCPGLVFPNFATTKAELVCNGILPIDQLREFVGPAGLVAHRIPQGFLEALYGMKIVTRPLEEGGTGIPTAEEMLTAYARARGFRRTGQGQPDESRAARHILKDYVNGKLLFCQPPPLDIDPFEFNRELYDEGHLPEKRRQALASMASSADDQASVADSDVIEMPQGPKSKNLDSTFFAQGQGNSAHLRMPFSHKYSEQGTASGKLLSGRKQATLIALEKDVDPNDIKKLTSKKHFKGNKPGGKGKRRANYFAD; encoded by the exons GCAGGCAGCGCTCGACGAATTCTTGTCCACTGCAGAGTTAGCCGGCACAGATTTCACAGCAGAGAAGATGAACAATGTTAAGATTATTCACACCGATCAAAAGAACCCATACCTGTTATCGGCTGCGGAAGAACGAGCTGCAGTTGGCAAGCAGAAGGTGCACAAGGAAAGACTCACAGTTCCAAGAAGACCAAAATGGGATTCTACCACAACCCCCCAAGAGCTTGATagaatggagagagatggTCTTCTcgaatggagaagaggacTGGCTGAACTTCAGGAAAATAACGACTTATTGATGACACCATTTGAGCGCAATTTGGAGGTTTGGAGGCAGTTGTGGAGAGTTATTGAGAGATCTGATCTTATTGTACAAATCGTTGATGCCAGGAACCCGCTTTTGTTTCGATCTGAAGATTTAGAAAGATATGTTAAAGATGTCGATAACCGCAAAGAGAATCTCCTGCTGGTAAACAAGGCTGATATGTTGACCTTGGAGCAAAGACAATATTGGGCTGATTATTTTGAGGCCGCCGGTATCAAATACAAGTTTTTCTCAGCAGCTTTAGCAAAAGAATTAAACGAAGCGATGTTAGAGGAgactgaagaagaaacagaggcttctgcttctgcatCAAAGCTAGCAGAGAAGGCGAGAGCACTTGGGcttgatgacgatgatgaagacgatgaggaCAGTGAAGCGGACAGCGATGAGCAAGATGAAAAGGCAGCTgccgaggaagatgatgaggaaagcgatgaagaaatcaCTGAGACCGAAAGTACCAGAATCTTGACTGTAGATGAGTTGGAGGCTCTTTTCTTGGTGCATGCACCTGACGTTCAAG ACTCTGAGTCAGGAACTACTAGAAAGACTCAAATTGGTCTCGTCGGATATCCTAACGTTGGTAAATCTTCTACCATCAACGCCTTAATTGGTGCCAAAAAGGTGTCTGTATCCTCAACACCAGGAAAAACGAAGCATTTCCAAACTATCCATCTTAGTGACAAAGTCCTACTTTGCGATTGTCCTGGTCTGGTTTTCCCAAATTTTGCTACCACAAAAGCAGAACTTGTGTGCAACGGTATTCTACCTATTGATCAACTTAGAGAGTTTGTGGGTCCAGCTGGTTTGGTAGCACACCGCATACCTCAAGGATTCCTAGAAGCTTTGTATGGAATGAAAATCGTCACCCGACCTttggaggaaggaggaaCTGGTATACCAACAGCTGAAGAGATGTTAACAGCATATGCTAGAGCAAGAGGTTTTAGAAGAACTGGGCAAGGTCAGCCAGATGAGTCGAGAGCTGCTAGACATATTCTTAAGGATTACGTTAATGGAAAGCTGCTATTTTGTCAGCCTCCTCCATTGGACATTGAtccttttgaatttaatagAGAGCTGTATGACGAAGGTCATCTACCAGAGAAGAGACGACAGGCTTTAGCATCTATGGCGTCATCTGCCGATGACCAAGCTTCTGTTGCCGATTCCGATGTTATCGAAATGCCTCAAGgaccaaaatcaaagaaccTTGACAGTACTTTCTTTGCTCAAGGGCAAGGTAATTCAGCACATTTGCGAATGCCTTTCAGTCACAAATATTCGGAGCAAGGAACTGCCAGCGGAAAACTGCTCTCGGGGAGGAAACAGGCAACATTAATAGCTTTGGAGAAGGATGTGGATCCAaatgatatcaagaaattgaCTAGCAAGAAGCACTTTAAGGGTAACAAACCAGGTGGAAAGGGCAAGAGAAGAGCGAACTATTTCGCTGATTAA